The genomic region TAGTCTGCAATCTTTTCAAGGTCAGTTGTTATGTGTGTAGAAAAGAGAATAGACCTGTGCTCATCCTGGATAATCCGGTAAAGGATATCTATAAACTCACTCCTGAACACCGGATCAAGCCCGCTGCTTGGCTCATCCATAATAAGGAGTTCTGCGTTGTGTGAAAGAGCTAGTGCAAGTGAGAGCTTGGTTCTCTGGCCGTGTGACAACGCCTCTGTCTTTTGCTCAGGGTCAAGGTTGAAGGTTTTAATAAGCCTGTAAAATTCAGCATTGTTCCACTCTTTGTAAAAACGGCCGGTCATCTTCCCGACATCTCTTACTGTCATGATGCCGCCATAAAAGGCCTGTTCATCATAGACAAACCCGATCTTTTCCCTGATCTCAGCGCTGTCCGGCCCCATCTCCTTTCCAAGAACCTCAATTGAACCTGCGTTTTTATGAATAAGCCCCATAATAAGTTTTATGGTTGTGGTCTTGCCAGCCCCGTTCCTGCCGATAAACCCCATGACCGTACCGCGGGGCAGGCTGAATGATACATCTGATAATGCAAACCCGGTGTAATGTTTTGAAAGCCCTGTTACCTTAATGGCATTTTCCATCTATTTTTCCTCCTCAAATACGATCATCAGCATTGACTGCAATTCATCTAAGGTCATGCCAATGCGTTTTGCCTCGTTTGCCGCCTCATCAAGCTTTTCTTCCACGATCCGCATCCGCTGCTCCCTGAATAATTCCTTGTTCTTTACAGATACATAGCAACCCTTACCCTGAACCGAAGTAAGAAATCCCGCTGCAACCAGTTCGTCATAGGCCCTTTTTACTGTGATGACACTCACCCTCAAGTCCTGCGCCAGGGTGCGAATGGATGGGAGTTCATCCCCGTCGTTAAGATCCCCTGAAACAATAAGAGTCCTGATTCGGTCCTCTATCTGTTCATAGATGGGCCTGGGCGAGGTCTGGGATATGATTATGCTTATGTTACTCATTTATCCTCCTGTTCAGCAGTGTTACAACTGTTATGGTGCAGTATATACAGTTGTCGGTTTTTGTCAATCATAAAAATGATAAAATCATTTTTCTGGACTAACTGGGAGTGATGTGTGATAGTTGCAGCAACTTGCCAAAAAATTAAATTTTTTAATGGTTCTCCTTAATGACAGGGCGCTTTGATTAATCAAGAGGAATCAGGATGGAACCAAGGATACCGACAAAAGAAGAGAAGATAAAGCTGGAGGAGATATACAGATTTCACAGGAGCTCAGAGCTTTATATGCTCTTCATGCTTTACCCTGCTCTGTTTCTGATTGTATTAACCTTTTTTTTTGATACCCATCCCCTGTTTGTATTTGCGGTTGTAATGTTTACCATCCTGATGCTTTCCGGTATAGTTGGCCTTATAATAAAACGCCATCTGATCAGAAAATGCCCGGGATGTGGGACAAGGGGCGTACCCCCAGTGCCCATGCCAAAGAATCCTGGCTATTGTACAAGATGCGGCCTGATCCTGGACCCTGCATATAAAGATCCAAATAATGACACAGTAAAAAAGAAAACGCCCTGGGCAAGATAACACTGCCTGTATATAAAAATTAAGGAAATATAAAAAAAGGGGGTTTGTCTCAATGGAGACAAAACCCCCTCTGCATATATAATCAAAATAATTAAAAGACTACAGGCATTTCCTGGTGATACCCAAGAGCTTTCTTGCCTCTTCTGCATTGGCTATTTCACGGCCGGAGAGCCTTGCAAGGTCCGCAGCCCGTTTTACAAACTGTTCGTTTGCGCCTATTATCTTTTTACCATCTTTATCAACATCAAATACCACGTTATCCTCAAGCCCTACTCGGATACCATCTGCACCCATTGCGAGGGCGGCAAGCATCATGGGCATATGGGCTGAACCAATCCCTGATACAGACCATGTTGATCCTGCCGGAAGCATCTCAACAAGGAAGGCAAGGTTCTTTACTGTGCCTGGCATGCCACCGGGTACGTTCATAATAAACTGGTAGTGGGTGGGCACCTTGAGCCCGTGTTTTTTGATATAGAATGCGGTGTTCCCCATAAAGCCTGTATCAAACACCTCAACCTCTGGCTTTACATCATACTCAAGCACCGCCTTGGTGAGCTTTTCAAGAAAGCGCGGATGATTTTCAAATACAAAACTATTTGCCCAGTTGAGTGTGCCTGAATCGTATGAACACATCTCGGGCCTCAGTTTTGCCAGGTGGTTAATACGTTCATCATCAATGTATGAACCGCCTGAGGTGGTGAGGTTAATGATGACATCCAGGTTTTCCTTTTTACATGCAGCGCGTGTAAGCTCAACCGCCTGTGTAAACTTGTCAATTGACATGGATTTTTTACCCTCGTCATCACGTATATGTATATGAACTATGGCAGCGCCTGCCTTGACTACACGAACAACATCGGCTGCAATCTCATCCGGGTGCAGGGGAACAGCAGGAGCCATCTCCCTTGTTGTCCCTGCGCCTGAAAGGCAGCATGATATGATCAGTTTATTGGTATTTCTTTTTTCCATTACATTTCTCCCTGTAATTGTTTAAATTTTTCTAATTTTTACTTTCCTCTTCGGGTATCATCACCATTACAGCCTCGCCCTTTGCAGTAATCGTACCTGAGGCAGAGAGGGTTGCAGTTAGGGTGATCTTTCTACCTTTTATCTCCTTTACTGATGCCCTTATCTCAAGCTCTTCCCCAACAGGGGTGGGCTTGAGATAATCCACCTTGAGGGATGCGGTTACAAACCTATGCATTGGCCTTTCCCCCGGCTCAAAACCATCCTGCCTCTCTTTTGCAGCCGCAGCTGTCCCGGCACAATGGCAATCAATCAGGGAGGCGATAATACCCCCGTATAAAAATTCCGGGAAACCCCCGGTCTTGCTTTTATCAGGGGTATAACGGCATACCCCTTCATCTCCATCCCACTCGCTTTTAATGTGCATACCCTTTTCATTGAGCCTGCCGCATCCATAGCAGTAGGAGTAGTTCTCAGGGTAATAATCCTGAAAAAATTTACTTTTCATCTGGTAACATCCGGTTATTGAACAGAAAAGGTCTTAAGATCCGGGCTTAGCATAAGCTCCGCCTCAGTGGCAGCCTTTACCTGTTCAACGGTTGTCCCTTCTGCTATTTCTTTTAAGACAAGACCTAAAGGTGAAACCTCTATAACTGCCATTTCAGAGACAATCAGTTTTACAACACCCACAGCCGTTATAGGGAGTGTCAGGTTCTTCAGGATCTTGGCTTTTCCATTGTTTGTATGAAGTGTGCCTATTATTATCTTCTTTGCCCCTGTTGCAAGGTCCATTGCGCCACCCATACCAGATACCATCTTGCCCGGCACCATGTGGCTTGCCAGGTTTCCCTTTTCATCCACCTCAAGGGCGCCAAGAACAGTGGCATCCACATGACCGCCTCGTATAATGCCGAATGATGTGGCAGTATCAAAATAGGAGGACCCTTTTCTGACGGTTATGTGTTTTCCCCCGGCATTAATAAGGTCCGGGTCTTCTTTTCCTTTTTCAGGGGAGCCATTCACACCAAGAACACCATTTTCGGATTGTATTGTTATATCAACCCCTTCGGGCAGGTAATTTGCGACCAGGGTAGGCAGACCAATACCAAGATTTACCACATCACCATCATGCAGCTCCTGTGCAATTCTCCTTGCTATTATATTTTTTGCATCATCCATTTGAATTGCTCCTTACAATATAGTCTACAAATATCCCATGGACCATTACTACATTCGGGTCCAGTTCTCCCGGTTCAACTATCTTTGCTGCCTCTACTATGACAGTATCAGCAGCTGTGGACATAACGGGATTAAAATTCTTTGTAGTACCATTAAAAAATGAGTTGCCAAAGGTATCGGCAATAGTTGCCCCAAGAATCGCAAAATCCGCCTTTATGGGTAACTCAAGTAGATACTCTTTACCGTTCAGCACCAGGGTCTGTTTACCATGTGCCACATCTGTACCAACCCCGGTAGGTGTAAGAACTCCTCCAAGGCCGGCCCCGGCAGCGCGTATCCTTTCAGCAAGGGTTCCCTGGGGAACAAGCTCCACCTCTAATGTGCCGGCCATCATCTGTTTACCGGTCTCAGGATTTGTGCCTATATGTGAAGTCATAACCTTTTTCACAACCTTTGCGGCGATCAGTTTTGATATACCGATGCCTGTAATGCCGGTATCATTTGAAATAATGGTCAGGTTTTTTATGCCCTTTGCCAGAATAGCGTCAATTATGTTATGAGGAGTTCCATTACCAAGAAAACCTGCTATCATGATGCTCGCACCATCAGGCATCTTGTCAACTGCCTCAGTTATATTTATAACCTTGTTTTTCATTTTACAGACCTTCCCTGTTTAAGTATTAGGATTTAAGCATATTGGATGCAATAACCAGTCTCATGATTTCTGACGTGCCTTCATATATCTCTGTAATCCTTGCATCACGACAATATCTCTCCATCGGGTATTCCGTGGTGTAACCGTAACCGCCGAAGATCTGCAGTGCCTTATGAGTAACACGGTGGGATGCCTCTGATGCAAACAGCTTTGCCATTGCACAATATTTGGAGTATTTCTGCCTGTCACCGCTGTTCATCATGTCAGCGGCCTGATAGGTCAGAAGCCTTGCTGCCTCTATATCGGTAGCCATGTCAGCGATCATCCACTGTATAGCCTGGAATTCTGCGATAGGCTGGTTAAACTGTTTCCTGATCTTTGAATAGGCAATAGCCTCTTCCATTGCCGCCTGGCTGATGCCCAATGCCTGCGCGGCAATACCTACACGTCCGCCGTCAAGGGTGTGCATTGCTATCTTAAAACCCTGGCCCTCCTTGCCCAGAATGTTCTCTTCAGGTATTTCACAATCTTCAAAAACAAGCTCGGTTGTAGAAGAAGAGAGTATACCCATCTTGTCTTCGATCTTGCCTACTGAAAATCCGGGTGTACCCTTTTCAACGATAAACATGGAGAGACCTTTATGCCCGGCATCCTTGGATGTCTTTGCCATAACTACCGCTACACTTGCTACCCCGCCGTTTGTTATAAAACTTTTTGTGCCATTAAGCACCCACTTTCCATTTTTACGTTCCGCCCTGGTTGCTGTTCCTGATGCATCTGAGCCTGCACCCGGTTCTGTTATACCGAAGCAGCCAATATGCTCGCCTGAACATAACTTGGGCATATATTTTTTCTTCTGCTCTTCTGTGCCAAAATAATATATGGGTGAGAGGCAGAGTGAATTATGTGCAGATACTGTAACGCCTGTTGAGGCGCCACCCCGTGAAAGCTCTTCCACTGCTATAGCGTAAGAGATGTAGTCCATGCCTGCGCCATTATACTCCTCAGGATATACAACGCCCATTATCCCCATTTCCCCGAGCTGCTGGATCGCCTTTGCCGGAAATTTGTGCTGTTTGTTATATTCTGTTGCCTTTGGTTTTAATACCTGGTCAGCAAACTTCCTGCACATATCTTTTATCATCTGATGTTCTTCACTTAATTTGAAATCCATAGGAAATACTCCATTTTAATGATTTATTTTTCAATGTCTGCCTTTTTTAAGGCAGACTACCCCTGAACTATCTCAGGCAAATATATGATTTATTACAAACTTCTGAAAATATCAATAACAAATTGATATTATTAGGGTTGAAGAGCTCAAGGTAAAATAGAATCAGCCCCGGCATACAGTGATTGGCGTCTCTATACCAGGGCTGATTCAGGGAGGGAAAACTCTGTGAATAAAGGGATAATATCTAAAACACAGGTTTTCAGAGGACATTTAATTAACTGTTGAAAACCATCCTCAGGGTACCCCTTTTCAACTAATCAGGATATGGGTACCCTTTATCATATCCTGATATCACCAAGGGGCAAAAAAGTCAGGCCTCGACTCGCAGGCCTGTTGTTTGTATCCTCTGATCTCTTTTTGGGCTCTATAATCAGCCTCTTTCCTTCTCTTCTAATGATTGCCTCATCACAGCCTTTTTCAAACTCCTTGAGTATCTGATCTATATGGCCCTTTGGATTCCGATTAACTGCATTATTCAACTTTATACTGGTCATGGGTCGCCTCCTTGGAAAATCTCTGTTAGCAGCTCTATATCCACTGCATACATCTGGATAATATATGCATTTCATCTGCAAGGGTTTTGCCATTTAAAATAAGACTATATTAACTAATATAATCTTATTTTTGCTTAATTTAGATGTCGATAAATCAGGTTATACGCTTAGAATTGGGTATTAAGTATTCAATTGGGGTTTTGTTTATGGGTACTTAATATTCAAATTTGACAGGCAATCCATTCTGCCTATTCATAAAAGTAACTGCTTATATAGACCTCAGGCACAGGCTCATCAATGTATTTATTAACAATTTTTCTAAATGTGGCCTTTATGTCATCAAAATCCCTGTTTTTAATCCACTCCTTCAATTTCTCTTCGCTGACAGTCATTAGAAAGTCATTTTTTATCAGGGTTGAATATTTGTACATTTGCGATTCCTGCTCTACATTTGTATATGGGCTGGCCAGCACAAGGCCCAGGGAATCATTGTGCCCTGCCCCCATATGGATATTTGTAATAACGACCTTGTTTCTCCTCAAGGGATTGGGGTTTTCTTTTTTGCTGTTTTTTTCAAAGGTGATCATTTTTACATTATTAAACCCTGTATTGCCTTTTATCAGATATATAAGGATTATTATGAAAAAGAGGACAAGAATTGTTGTTATTATTTTCCTGTACTTAACAAGTACTGTTTTTTCTACTGATGATTCCATTAATAACTAACCCTTTAACTAAAAAACCCGTATCCTTCATGGAAAACGGGCCAGGTTTTATATTTGCAACCCCGCTTTCATATCTGATTTACAGATGTAGACCGGAGGCTTTGCGTCCCATCCTTTCGAATGGTTTGCCCTTTACTTTATAATATTTTCTTGTAGTTATCCCTGATTTTTGTTTTAAACCACGGAAACTCCATGTTTAATATCGGACATTGGAAGGGGATTCTTGAATATTAAGGCATTATTTTTTATTTATCCAGCAATCGATCATATGCTTCGCTGCCACAGGTGGTTGTTGACTGCCTGTAAACTATGATATATAACTACTCGAAAAATAAAAGGTACAAAATTTAGTCGTGTTTTTAAAGGGTGTTAGCCGCATCTCCCTAAACAAGTAACAGGTGAAAAGAGTCAAAACCCTCTCTCTCCCGAAAGAAATATGAAACTTACTATCTTTAAAAGATTGATGGCAGGCTTTTTTCTGATCCTCCTGGTGGTGGTGGCGCTTTCCACCTATTCTGTCCTGAAATTCAGTGAGCTGAACCAGGCCATACGTTCTATCAGCGAGGTTGACAGCGAGACATTAAGGTATGCTGACCGCCTTAGAGATGGCATCTATACCTTAAGGAAATTTGAAAGAAAGTATGTTATCTCCGAAGATAAGGATTTTCTAGACCAGTTTAATGAGACCGGAAAATCCTTTCTGCGCGATCTTGATCAGTTAAAGGGACTCCTTAGCGCGGCAGGGAATTACGAGAGGGCTGCATTATTAAGAGATGCCTGTAAAAAGTATTCAATGAAGGTAGAAGAAGAGGCAGAACATGTAATAAATAAGACCGGCTATGATAAAAGGGGGTTTGAAGAGCAGAAACAGGCGCTGGTTGACGAGGTCATCGGGCATCTGGATGTGCTTAGAGAGGCAACTGAAAAGGCGATCAACAACAGGATCAGGATGTCGGGGGAGGTTGGCCAGGAGGCGCTCAGGGTTATCATGATTATGTCGGTGTCATCGTTAGTCATGGCTGTACTGATAGCCTTTTTTATCTCCCGGACAATTCACCGGCCTGTCCGCCTACTTATAAAGGGGATCAAGGAGATCGCACGGGGAAGATTTGAAAAGCACATTGAGATATCATCTCCGCCTGAGATAAACGAGCTAGCAGGGGCCTTTAATAATATGTGTGACAGATTAAAGGAGGTAGATGAACTCAAGGCAGATTTTATTGCTGGTGTGTCTCATGAGTTCCGGACGCCCCTTGCTGTAATCAGGGAGGCCATAGGCCTTTATGTAGAGTCGCTTGAAAAGAGGCCCGCAGAAAAGCAACAAAAGCTCCTTACCATAATTGAGGAGGAGTGCGAAAGGCTTATTACATCGGTCAACAGGGTGCTTAACCTGTCCAGGATGGATGCCGGGATAGCAGAATATCATATGGAGAAATACAGTATTACACACCTGGTGGCGATAGCCCTTTCAAAGGTACAGCCGATTGCCCAGAGAAAAAATATAACTCTGGAGTATAACCCCGGGCATATTGTATCTAACGCATTTATTGACCCTGAAAAGATGGGTCTGGTGCTTGACAACCTTCTTGGCAATGCGCTTAAATTCACCCCTGAAAAAGGGAGGGTCTCTGTAAGGGTCATTGAAAGGGATGCGGTGTTGAGCGATGCAGGCGGGAAAGAAAAAAAACGTATTATTGAGGTCTCTATTTCCGATACAGGCCCTGGCATACCGGAGAAACATATACATGAGATATTTGACAAATACAGAAAATTACATGAAAAGGGTACAGGTCTTGGTCTTTATATTTCAAGACAGATCATTAATGCCCATGGAGGAGAAATATGGGTAGAAAGCAATGGAAAAACAGGAAGCACCTTCTTTTTTACTGTGCCTCTCTCCTTGTGATACTGATGATGGCCCAGGGCTGTGCTATTAGTAAAAAACTGTCAGGCGTTATCCCTGAAAAACTGGCAAAGGAAAAGATACATGTTGAGGCCGATCCTATGGAACCAGCCCGCAGCATGATGAAAAATGGGGATTATAGCGGTGCGCTAAAGGAGTACAATGAAATTTTTAAGCGGTATCCCAAAAAATCACCCGGAGACAAAGCGCTGTTTGAGATGGGCATCCTATTTGCATATCCTGATAACCCTAAAAAAGACAGTTCAAGGGCGCTTGGATATTTTAAATGGATTGTAAAGGACTTTCCGGATAGCCCGCTAGTAAGAGAATCCCTTGCCTGGATTGATACCCTGAACAGGATTATAGATAATGAGGCAAGGATAAAAAATCTTCTGGAAAAGAACAGCGCATATCAGGAACAGATTAATAGCCTTGATAAAAAGAACAGGATATATGAAGAACAGATCAGGGCATTAAAGGAAATAGATATAGGGATTGAAGAAAAAAAGAGGCAGGAATCGCCGGAATAAAAAAAGGTAAAAAGCTATGTCTGATGACAGGATACTTATAGTTGATGACGATAAAAACATGCTGGAGGTCTTAAGCTTAAGGCTTGAGACAGAGGGTTACAATGTAACTGCATCAACCGGTGCAGGGGAGGCATTTAATCATGTAAAGGATAAGCTATTTGATCTTGCCCTTGTGGATCTCAGGCTTGGCGATGATGAAAGCGGTATTGAGCTTATGAAGAGGTTCCATCAGGTGAGCCCGGAGATGCCAGTCATAATCCTTACTGCCCACGGAACCATTGATACCGCTGTGGAGGCCATGAAGCTTGGCGCTTACAGCTTTCTTACAAAACCCTTCAACAGGCGGGAGCTGCTTCTTCAGATAAAAAACGGCCTTGAAAAGAGCAGCCTGTCAAGGGAGGTTCGCAGGCTCAAGGATCTGGTTGAAGAACGATACGGCATCGAAAATATCATCGGTAAAAGCAAAAGGATGCATGAGGTCATGGAGCAGGTTGCAAGGGCCGCTGAAACAGATTC from Desulfatiglans sp. harbors:
- a CDS encoding ABC transporter ATP-binding protein, with protein sequence MENAIKVTGLSKHYTGFALSDVSFSLPRGTVMGFIGRNGAGKTTTIKLIMGLIHKNAGSIEVLGKEMGPDSAEIREKIGFVYDEQAFYGGIMTVRDVGKMTGRFYKEWNNAEFYRLIKTFNLDPEQKTEALSHGQRTKLSLALALSHNAELLIMDEPSSGLDPVFRSEFIDILYRIIQDEHRSILFSTHITTDLEKIADYITLIDSGRIVFSETKDDILDRYKIVKGPLSRLDEKGREMCVGVREMRTGFEALSASADKLATLIGADAITERATLEDIMVFTVKGEQNGR
- a CDS encoding GntR family transcriptional regulator gives rise to the protein MSIIISQTSPRPIYEQIEDRIRTLIVSGDLNDGDELPSIRTLAQDLRVSVITVKRAYDELVAAGFLTSVQGKGCYVSVKNKELFREQRMRIVEEKLDEAANEAKRIGMTLDELQSMLMIVFEEEK
- a CDS encoding 3-keto-5-aminohexanoate cleavage protein, with the protein product MEKRNTNKLIISCCLSGAGTTREMAPAVPLHPDEIAADVVRVVKAGAAIVHIHIRDDEGKKSMSIDKFTQAVELTRAACKKENLDVIINLTTSGGSYIDDERINHLAKLRPEMCSYDSGTLNWANSFVFENHPRFLEKLTKAVLEYDVKPEVEVFDTGFMGNTAFYIKKHGLKVPTHYQFIMNVPGGMPGTVKNLAFLVEMLPAGSTWSVSGIGSAHMPMMLAALAMGADGIRVGLEDNVVFDVDKDGKKIIGANEQFVKRAADLARLSGREIANAEEARKLLGITRKCL
- a CDS encoding PaaI family thioesterase encodes the protein MKSKFFQDYYPENYSYCYGCGRLNEKGMHIKSEWDGDEGVCRYTPDKSKTGGFPEFLYGGIIASLIDCHCAGTAAAAKERQDGFEPGERPMHRFVTASLKVDYLKPTPVGEELEIRASVKEIKGRKITLTATLSASGTITAKGEAVMVMIPEEESKN
- a CDS encoding 3-oxoacid CoA-transferase subunit B, with amino-acid sequence MDDAKNIIARRIAQELHDGDVVNLGIGLPTLVANYLPEGVDITIQSENGVLGVNGSPEKGKEDPDLINAGGKHITVRKGSSYFDTATSFGIIRGGHVDATVLGALEVDEKGNLASHMVPGKMVSGMGGAMDLATGAKKIIIGTLHTNNGKAKILKNLTLPITAVGVVKLIVSEMAVIEVSPLGLVLKEIAEGTTVEQVKAATEAELMLSPDLKTFSVQ
- a CDS encoding CoA transferase subunit A, with product MKNKVINITEAVDKMPDGASIMIAGFLGNGTPHNIIDAILAKGIKNLTIISNDTGITGIGISKLIAAKVVKKVMTSHIGTNPETGKQMMAGTLEVELVPQGTLAERIRAAGAGLGGVLTPTGVGTDVAHGKQTLVLNGKEYLLELPIKADFAILGATIADTFGNSFFNGTTKNFNPVMSTAADTVIVEAAKIVEPGELDPNVVMVHGIFVDYIVRSNSNG
- a CDS encoding acyl-CoA dehydrogenase, encoding MDFKLSEEHQMIKDMCRKFADQVLKPKATEYNKQHKFPAKAIQQLGEMGIMGVVYPEEYNGAGMDYISYAIAVEELSRGGASTGVTVSAHNSLCLSPIYYFGTEEQKKKYMPKLCSGEHIGCFGITEPGAGSDASGTATRAERKNGKWVLNGTKSFITNGGVASVAVVMAKTSKDAGHKGLSMFIVEKGTPGFSVGKIEDKMGILSSSTTELVFEDCEIPEENILGKEGQGFKIAMHTLDGGRVGIAAQALGISQAAMEEAIAYSKIRKQFNQPIAEFQAIQWMIADMATDIEAARLLTYQAADMMNSGDRQKYSKYCAMAKLFASEASHRVTHKALQIFGGYGYTTEYPMERYCRDARITEIYEGTSEIMRLVIASNMLKS
- a CDS encoding AbrB/MazE/SpoVT family DNA-binding domain-containing protein, producing MTSIKLNNAVNRNPKGHIDQILKEFEKGCDEAIIRREGKRLIIEPKKRSEDTNNRPASRGLTFLPLGDIRI
- a CDS encoding HAMP domain-containing protein, producing the protein MKLTIFKRLMAGFFLILLVVVALSTYSVLKFSELNQAIRSISEVDSETLRYADRLRDGIYTLRKFERKYVISEDKDFLDQFNETGKSFLRDLDQLKGLLSAAGNYERAALLRDACKKYSMKVEEEAEHVINKTGYDKRGFEEQKQALVDEVIGHLDVLREATEKAINNRIRMSGEVGQEALRVIMIMSVSSLVMAVLIAFFISRTIHRPVRLLIKGIKEIARGRFEKHIEISSPPEINELAGAFNNMCDRLKEVDELKADFIAGVSHEFRTPLAVIREAIGLYVESLEKRPAEKQQKLLTIIEEECERLITSVNRVLNLSRMDAGIAEYHMEKYSITHLVAIALSKVQPIAQRKNITLEYNPGHIVSNAFIDPEKMGLVLDNLLGNALKFTPEKGRVSVRVIERDAVLSDAGGKEKKRIIEVSISDTGPGIPEKHIHEIFDKYRKLHEKGTGLGLYISRQIINAHGGEIWVESNGKTGSTFFFTVPLSL